From the Lathyrus oleraceus cultivar Zhongwan6 chromosome 4, CAAS_Psat_ZW6_1.0, whole genome shotgun sequence genome, one window contains:
- the LOC127074832 gene encoding uncharacterized protein LOC127074832 has translation MSLFLQTHYTLSLPSPRYASRFSNRNPNSNPYNFSPLIPTTPPKSPFQFPNNRSPPSTVSASRRDTSETPQLKLPLALVHVTVSAVLFLCCGIRACSASSPPLTTTVVQQEQTIQDDNDARKQDGSEKIDVDKELEASFNAWKSKTYALTVPLKVVALRDSIPPSWIKDFINSQGKRMSFNVKYYASLESIFSNLSLPFTKGNLGPTSALAADIVGIGDSWLKFAIKKAVIEPIQDVDGQEWFKSLAEKWKVYLRRNREGEMDPEGDVWAAPYRWGCMVIAYKTNNFQKYKLAPIEDWADLWRPDLAGRISMVDSPREVVGAVLKYMGASYNANDINLEVNGGRDAVKHNLALLAKQVRLFDSENYLKAFGVGDVWVAVGWSSDIIPVAKRMSNVAVVVPKSGASLWADLWAIPGASRIQTSQIGGRVRGPSPLIHQWIEFCLQSARALPFKQEVIPGASPPLLQGHSANVSLELTKGRPRLDTNLIDGAPPPNILERCEFLEPLSNSAVSDYHWLLDSIQKPGNGLIHTVRQYISSVVSFSG, from the exons ATGTCTCTATTCCTGCAAACACATTACACACTCTCTCTACCTTCACCGCGTTACGCTTCTCGCTTCTCAAATCGAAACCCTAACTCTAACCCCTACAATTTCTCCCCTCTAATCCCCACCACACCTCCCAAATCCCCATTCCAATTTCCCAATAACCGTTCTCCGCCCTCTACTGTCTCCGCCTCCCGCCGGGACACTTCAGAAACGCCGCAGCTCAAGTTGCCCCTGGCCCTAGTGCACGTAACTGTCTCCGCCGTGCTGTTTCTCTGCTGTGGCATTCGTGCTTGTTCGGCATCTTCGCCTCCTCTAACCACCACCGTGGTTCAGCAGGAACAAACTATTCAAG ATGATAATGATGCAAGGAAACAAGATGGCAGTGAAAAGATAGATGTAGATAAGGAGTTAGAAGCATCTTTTAATGCTTGGAAGTCTAAAACCTATGCATTGACTGTTCCTTTGAAAGTTGTTGCTTTGCGTGACTCTATTCCTCCTTCATGGATCAAG GACTTCATAAATTCTCAAGGGAAGAGAATGTCATTTAACGTGAAGTATTATGCAAGTCTTGAGAGCATCTTCTCTAATCTATCCCTTCCCTTTACCAAAGGAAATCTTGGCCCAACATCTGCTTTGGCAGCTGATATTGTTGGTATTGGTGATTCATGGCTCAAATTTGCCATTAAAAAAGCTGTAATTGAGCCAATACAGGATGTAGATGGCCAGGAATGGTTTAAAAGCTTAGCAGAGAAATGGAAG GTATATCTACGCAGGAACCGTGAGGGAGAAATGGATCCTGAAGGTGATGTATGGGCTGCCCCATATCGATGGGGTTGCATGGTAATAGCATACAAGACAAATAATTTTCAAAAGTATAAGTTGGCTCCTATAGAG GACTGGGCTGATCTGTGGCGGCCTGATCTTGCGGGGAGGATTTCCATGGTAGATTCTCCTAGAGAAGTTGTTGGTGCGGTATTAAAGTATATGGGGGCTTCCTATAATGCAAATGACATCAATTTGGAAGTTAATGGTGGGAGAGATGCAGTTAAACATAATTTAGCATTGCTTGCAAAACAG GTTCGACTCTTTGATAGTGAAAACTATCTAAAGGCTTTTGGAGTTGGAGATGTGTGGGTAGCTGTTGGATGGAGTAGCGATATTATTCCTGTTGCTAAACGCATGTCTAATGTTGCAGTTGTCGTCCCAAAGTCTGGAGCGAGTTTATGGGCAGATCTTTGG GCAATTCCTGGTGCCTCTCGGATTCAAACTAGTCAGATTGGTGGGCGCGTCAGGGGACCGTCCCCATTAATCCATCAGTGGATAGAGTTTTGTCTACAATCTGCTAGAGCACTTCCCTTTAAGCAGGAGGTGATTCCAGGTGCCTCTCCCCCTCTTCTTCAAGGTCATTCCGCCAATGTGTCCTTGGAGTTGACCAAGGGTAGGCCAAGGCTAGACACCAATCTCATTGATGGAGCACCACCACCTAACATTTTAGAAAGGTGTGAGTTTTTAGAGCCATTATCTAATTCAGCAGTATCAGATTACCACTGGTTGCTTGACTCAATTCAAAAACCTGGCAATGGATTGATACACACGGTGCGTCAGTATATCTCATCAGTGGTCTCATTTTCTGGATGA